In one Triplophysa rosa linkage group LG13, Trosa_1v2, whole genome shotgun sequence genomic region, the following are encoded:
- the atoh1b gene encoding protein atonal homolog 1b, whose product MAAKTKLLHWPDVKFRERLEDFTLSEHPRLTRSDPRAWMTSPTPAYPSTGDHYTQASVDVAMGKYISGNSPQTGEFELGKSKAHGGTQQNPPGPQRHRRVAANARERRRMHGLNRAFDKLRSVIPSMENEKKLSKYDTLQMAQIYITELSELLEGVVQSECRGLREGCCPAGSHGNHGQRTGAQTLRTSASYAMDATTCNFVSEKNDVTSNASDGESSHFSDIDDGQTGGR is encoded by the coding sequence ATGGCAGCCAAAACAAAACTATTGCACTGGCCAGATGTGAAATTTCGGGAACGACTGGAGGATTTTACTCTCTCTGAACATCCGAGGCTGACCCGCAGTGACCCACGGGCCTGGATGACCTCACCGACCCCCGCGTACCCATCCACGGGTGACCATTACACCCAGGCGTCGGTGGATGTCGCCATGGGCAAATACATATCTGGAAACAGTCCTCAAACTGGGGAATTCGAACTGGGGAAATCTAAAGCACACGGTGGGACCCAGCAAAACCCCCCCGGTCCTCAAAGACACAGACGCGTGGCCGCCAACGCGAGGGAAAGACGCAGGATGCACGGACTAAACCGAGCATTTGACAAACTGAGGAGTGTCATTCCCTCCATGGAGAACGAGAAAAAACTCTCCAAATATGACACCCTCCAGATGGCGCAGATATACATAACAGAACTGTCCGAGTTGTTGGAAGGTGTTGTGCAGTCGGAGTGCAGAGGTTTGAGGGAAGGATGCTGTCCGGCCGGTAGCCATGGTAACCACGGCCAGAGGACTGGGGCTCAGACGTTGAGGACCAGCGCATCTTACGCAATGGACGCAACAACTTGTAACTTTGTTTCGGAGAAAAACGACGTGACTTCTAACGCCAGCGATGGTGAATCGTCGCATTTCAGTGACATTGATGATGGACAGACTGGAGGACGCTGA